The following coding sequences lie in one Epinephelus moara isolate mb chromosome 17, YSFRI_EMoa_1.0, whole genome shotgun sequence genomic window:
- the etnppl gene encoding ethanolamine-phosphate phospho-lyase produces MSAEILEKKKTIDLRKKHVGPSCKIFFSHDPIKIVRARGQYMYDERGQRYLDCINNVAHVGHCHPDVVKAGAQQMELLNTNSRFLHDNLVLYAQRLQATLPDKLSVCYFVNSGSEANDLALRLAWQYTGHKDIITLENAYHGHVSSLIDISPYKFHHLSDAERNPSVHVAPSPDVYRGKYRADHPDPATAYADEVKDMIHKVHEKGGKIAAFIAESLQSCGGQVIPPLGYFQQVAEHVHKAGGIFIADEVQVGFGRIGTHFWAFQLQGQDFVPDIVTMGKPIGNGHPLSCVVTTREVAEAFMSSGMEYFNTFGGNPVSCAIGLSVLDVIVKEDLQGNALRVGRYLTNLLEKQKEKHPLVGDIRGRGLFAGMELVKDRLKLTPATAEAQEVIYKLKEQYILLSADGPHRNVLKFKPPMCFTTEDADLVVGKIDHILTELEEALGMKLNNTLSVENESSKRKLPADENGHQYHSGLEHNKGSSRGAPQQTKRLRT; encoded by the exons ATGTCTGCGGAAATATTGGAGAAAAAGAAGACGATAGACCTGAGGAAGAAGCACGTAGG GCCATCTTGTAAGATTTTCTTCAGCCATGACCCGATCAAGATTGTGCGAGCCAGAGGCCAGTACATGTATGATGAAAGGGGACAGCGCTACTTGGATTGCATCAACAACGTGGCTCACG TGGGCCACTGTCACCCGGATGTGGTGAAGGCAGGAGCTCAGCAGATGGAACTACTCAACACCAACTCGCGTTTCTTGCACGACAATCTTGTGCTGTATGCCCAGAGGCTGCAAGCCACACTGCCTGACAAGCTGTCTGTGTGCTACTTTGTCAACTCTGG CTCCGAAGCCAACGACCTGGCCCTCCGACTAGCATGGCAGTACACAGGCCACAAAGATATCATCACGTTGGAAAA TGCGTATCACGGCCATGTCTCATCGCTCATTGACATCAGTCCTTATAAGTTCCACCACCTGTCAGATGCTGAGCGGAATCCATCTGTCCATGTG GCTCCTAGCCCAGATGTGTACAGAGGCAAATACAGAGCGGACCACCCTGATCCTGCAACAGCGTATGCAGATGAAGTCAAAGATATGATACACAAAGTCCATGAAAAAGGAGGCAAG ATTGCTGCTTTTATTGCTGAGTCACTGCAGAGTTGTGGCGGGCAGGTCATTCCCCCCCTGGGCTACTTCCAGCAAGTGGCAGA ACATGTCCACAAAGCAGGGGGCATTTTCATCGCTGATGAAGTCCAAGTGGGCTTTGGGCGCATTGGCACCCACTTCTGGGCCTTCCAGCTTCAGGGACAGGACTTTGTGCCGGACATTGTCACCATGGGAAAGCCTATTGGCAACGGCCACCCCTTGTCATGTGTGGTCACGACCAGAGAGGTGGCAGAGGCCTTCATGTCATCGGGAATGGAGTATTTTAATACA TTTGGCGGTAACCCAGTGTCGTGTGCCATCGGTCTGTCTGTCCTAGACGTGATTGTGAAAGAGGATCTCCAGGGTAATGCCCTGCGTGTGGGGCGATACCTGACCaatctgctggaaaagcagaaGGAGAAGCATCCACTGGTTGGTGATATCAG GGGGCGTGGCCTCTTTGCTGGGATGGAGCTTGTGAAGGACAGGTTGAAGCTCACTCCAGCTACAGCAGAAGCCCAAGAAGTCATATATAA GCTAAAGGAACAGTACATCCTCCTTAGTGCTGACGGACCTCATCGCAATGTGCTCAAGTTCAAGCCTCCCATGTGCTTCACTACAGAAGACGCTGACCTGGTGGTGGGGAAAATCGACCACATTCTCACAG AGCTTGAGGAAGCACTGGGCATGAAGTTGAACAACACACTGAGTGTAGAGAATGAAAGCAGTAAAAGAAAG CTGCCGGCTGATGAAAATGGACACCAGTATCACAGTGGGTTAGAACACAACAAAGGGAGCAGTCGAGGAGCTCCTCAACAAACCAAACGCCTCAGGACATAA
- the ostc gene encoding oligosaccharyltransferase complex subunit ostc: protein MEVLYSIPFTVLECPNIKLKKPSWLHMPSAMTVYAVVIVSYFLITGGIIYDVIVEPPSVGSMTDEHGHQRPVAFLAYRVNGQYIMEGLASSFLFTMGGLGFIILDRSNAPNIPKLNRFLLLFIGFVSVLLSFFMARVFMRMKLPGYLMG from the exons ATGGAGGTATTATACAGTATACCGTTCACTGTGCTGGAATGCCCAAATATAAAACTGAAGAAACCATCATGGCTGCATATGCCGTCGGCTATGACTGTGTATGCGGTCGTTATCGTGTCCTACTTTCTCATCACAGGAG GTATCATCTATGATGTTATTGTGGAGCCTCCAAGTGTGGGCTCAATGACTGATGAGCATGGACACCAGCGACCAGTGGCCTTTTTGGCATACAG agTAAACGGCCAGTACATTATGGAAGGACTGGCCTCCAGTTTCCTTTTCACGATGGGAGGCCTGGGCTTTATAATCCTGGACCGCTCCAACGCACCCAACATTCCCAAACTCAACCGCTTCCTGTTGCTCTTCATCGGTTTTGTCAGCGTGCTCCTCAGCTTCTTCATGGCCAGAGTGTTCATGCGCATGAAGCTGCC AGGATACCTCATGGGCTAA
- the rpl34 gene encoding 60S ribosomal protein L34, which yields MVQRLTYRRRLSYNTASNKTRLSRTPGNRIVYLYTKKVGKAPKSACGICPGRLRGIRAVRPQVLMRLSKTKKHVSRAYGGSMCAKCVRDRIKRAFLIEEQKIVVKVLKAQAQSQKSK from the exons ATGGTGCAGCGCCTCACTTACCGTCGTAGGTTGTCCTACAACACCGCCTCCAACAAAACCAGACT GTCCCGGACGCCTGGTAACCGTATTGTGTACCTGTACACCAAGAAGGTCGGCAAAGCTCCCAAGTCGGCATGTGGCATCTGCCCAGGAAGACTGCGTGGT ATCCGGGCTGTTAGACCTCAGGTTCTGATGAGGCTCTCTAAGACCAAGAAGCACGTCAGCAGGGCCTACGGAGGCTCCATGTGCGCCAAGTGTGTGCGTGACAG GATCAAGCGTGCTTTCCTGATTGAGGAGCAGAAGATCGTCGTCAAGGTGCTCAAGGCGCAGGCACAGAGCCAGAAATCTAagtaa